One window from the genome of Leuconostoc suionicum encodes:
- a CDS encoding ATP-binding cassette domain-containing protein, with the protein MLNIKNLSVSYGRKVALTVPKLSINKGEIIGVMGKSGSGKSTLVNSCLGLIPFKGQVRIDTNDVGILMQGQHYVDTMTNQKMIEGMLNTRIKRDKKLAELIDFFDFSSQLSLHFKNLSGGQKQRMSLIMVLYQEPELLFLDEMTTGLDFESRQALISQLKIYFKQHQTTVLMVTHYAQEIEALADKLLVIHDGQVKAFDEPQNLFKQYIGYSAFIVDNRTEKSIKVQQPEDEYKVARRLIDNGDDFRRTQSDIELVYTEVMKGQRS; encoded by the coding sequence ATGTTAAACATAAAAAATTTAAGCGTATCTTATGGCAGAAAAGTTGCCTTGACAGTGCCAAAACTATCCATCAATAAGGGTGAGATTATAGGGGTAATGGGTAAATCTGGGTCAGGGAAATCGACGTTAGTTAATAGCTGTCTCGGGTTAATTCCTTTTAAGGGGCAGGTGAGAATTGATACCAATGATGTTGGTATCTTAATGCAAGGGCAGCACTATGTTGATACGATGACAAATCAAAAAATGATAGAAGGTATGCTGAACACGCGTATTAAGCGAGATAAAAAATTAGCTGAGTTAATTGATTTTTTTGATTTTAGTTCCCAACTATCACTTCATTTTAAAAACTTATCTGGTGGACAAAAACAGCGAATGAGCTTGATTATGGTACTTTATCAAGAACCAGAATTATTATTTTTAGATGAAATGACGACGGGACTTGATTTTGAAAGTCGACAAGCACTAATTAGTCAATTGAAAATCTATTTTAAGCAACATCAAACAACCGTTTTGATGGTCACGCATTACGCACAAGAAATTGAAGCGTTAGCTGATAAACTTCTAGTTATTCATGATGGCCAAGTGAAAGCTTTTGATGAGCCCCAAAATTTGTTTAAGCAGTATATCGGGTATTCGGCTTTTATAGTAGACAATCGTACTGAAAAAAGCATCAAAGTCCAACAACCAGAAGATGAATACAAGGTCGCACGTCGACTGATTGATAACGGGGATGACTTTAGGCGGACACAAAGCGATATTGAATTAGTTTATACGGAAGTTATGAAGGGGCAGCGGTCATGA